acccccgcCCGGTGGTGCTGCCAGGTTCTCAGACCCTCAACCCTCCCCTTTCCATTCCTCTCATGTCAGCATCTCCTCCTGCACTCCCTCAGTCTGCCCCACTGCACTCTGCACCATTCGGTTGCTCCGTGCTGGTCGCTGCATTTCCTGTTGTATTTATTCCCACTGTGTTCACCGTTCACTCTGCGAGCTTCACACCactgaggaatttcattgcacccgggtgtgtgtgtgtgagacaataaactgatctgaatctgaatggTGTTATCCAGTGCTCTCATCCCTCACGTCCCCCGATCTTGGAGTGATCTGTTGGCGGACCAGATGTGGGGGAATGAGCCCAGGGGGTGGTTagaaatgacaggcaggtgacagCTGTTGCAGCAAAAGTGGATTTATTTAAGGGATCAGGTCACAAAGCAGTTGGAATCTCGGCAACCCTGGTGTGATCCAGGGACAGGTCACTGAGTGGATCTGAGGGTCACTGTGCCCAGCCAACATGGAGGGGAGGTGTTCAGGAGTTGGAACCGAGGGCAGGAGCTCTCAGTGATGGTGGGATGCAGGCACTTGGTGTGGACAATGCAGAAAGTCCTGCTTGATGCTCCTTGGTGCTGGCGTGTTCTTCCACGAACTCAGCTCGGAAGTTGAGTTGTATCTGTAGTACTGGGTGCCAACGAAGACAAAAATCCCTTGACCATTGCACATCGCCCCATCCACTTTTGAATGACCGATGCGGATCCCGTTGCCCAGCACCCTGGGGCTGTGCTGCAGGTTGACCATCTGCATGTGGTTCCCTGCAACGTGACAGCGAGAGGGTGAGAACAAATGAGCAACATTTCCACAGCCCCCGGGACCCCACAACCTGCACAGCCATTCAGCTGCTTCCAACCCCCatccagcaagatcccacaaacagccttCAGGGCATTCAGGATACCAAACACCTGTGTGAAGCAGCTCAGCATGTGATTGGCTGTATGATTGAGCTTGGCGGGAAGCagttcaaccagaaacattagctctctctttctccacagacgctgcctgacccgctgagtgtttccagcattttgtgtttttcagatttccagcttctgcaactTTTTGCAAAGTCTCTATTTATTTAAGTTCCTGGGAAGACCCAGCGGGTGTGGTCCACTCCGTCCTTGGGAAAAGTCCCAGCACCTGGGAAAGGACAACGTTCCAGGCCCTGCTCCCTTCCTGCCTGTTTCCTGTGGGACCCCCTCAGCAAGCTCCCCGCCTACACATTAAAGAGCTAAATACAGACTCGCCTTTCATTCCCCAATGTGGTCTGGAGCCAACACAGGGGCACCTGAATTGGTTTTGTGGTTTAGTTTAACGTGTTTCACTCCCCGGATGGAAGCCCTTTGCCAGGGCGATGGTCACCTGGACCAACCCATTGACTGTGTGGTCCCCTCAGTACTGAACAAGTGAACTCCGACACCAACACCAGTTGTCTCCCACCACTGGCAGACAGAAGCAAGTGTTCAGCAGGGAAGGTACAAAGCGTTTGGTCTTTACCCATGATGATGTAGAGCTCGGATGTGCCCGGGCAGATGAAGGTGGCGTCAACATCACTGCTGGAAATTCCCAGCTCATCCCTGACCGGTTTTGGATATCCCTCAATCAGAGTGTAACGTGCCTCCGCTTTGTAGATGTACAGCTGGGATCCCTGGAAAAGGGAAGAACAGTGCGGGACGTTTTGTGCTGTGTCTTAAAGAGCATTACCAGCAAATCAGTGATCTCCATCACTTACTGGGAATGTACAGAATCagatcacaatcagatttatcatcactgatcaGAGTCGGaaacacacaccgacacacagtTGGAAACAGATaggatatctttgttagtcacacgtacatagaaacacagtgaaatgcatcttttgcgtagagtgttctgggggcagcccgcaaatgtccccacacttccagtgccaacttagcatgcccacaacttcctaacccgtacgtcttgggaatgtgggaggaaaccggggcacccggagaaacccacgcagacacggggagaacatacaaactccttacagacagcggccggaactgaacctgggtcactggcgctgtaaagcgttacgctaactgctacactaccgtgcctgcccggcaCACATACCAACCCCCAGTCGGAAACACACAAGGTCATATCATCAGAAATATGTACTGAGAAAGAGTCAAAAACAGACAGATTGACAGTCATAAATCCACACTGGGGGACAGAGTGAAATTCgtggacagtcagacacagaCTGAGGGACAGTCAGACACACACCGCGGGACAGTCGGATACCAAGGGACAGTCACACACCGAGAGACAGTTAGTCAGACACACACTGAGGGACAGTCAGACACAGGTACTGAGGAATGGTCAGCAGGgtcgtgttgggctgaagggcctgtatccatgctatatgAATGTACCTGCTGACGTCTGTGGACTGACCCAGGAGCCCCTGAAGACGAGTCCGACCTCAGGCAGACAACTCACCTGGATGAAGTACATGTTATTGTTCCAGCTGAAGACTCCGTTTATCTTTCCATGCAGGGACGGCCAGGCGGAGCTCAGCGGCCAGGGGTGCCAGCCTCTCTGCTTTGCGTCCAGCCGAAAGTACCAGTTGCCTGTGGTGTCAGCAGAAACATGTGGGAAGCAGCACAGGGGAGACCTGCCAAGCCTGATGCTGTACATAACCCCTCCACCCCCTGAAACCCTAGACCCACACCTCGCTCTGCCACCTTGTGACTGCTCACTGGGTCCCTGTGGAGGACTCTTCCCCACCCTCGTGAAAAGGACAAACAACACTGACTCTTATTGCAAAGGGTTGGAGCTGAggaacactacattctgcagtctgtttccCTCTGTACCACCTCCATGTACAGATGCgcaacgatctgtctggatggtgtgcaaccaaaagcttttcactgtatctgggtacatgtgatGATATCAGACCAGTTACCATTGCCCAACGTAAGGGGCCAGCAGGTCAGGGCGGGGACAGGGAGTGTGGTGACTCCCTGGAATTCTCAGCCCCTGGGCTGTGCTGGCTCTGTCACTCCGTGTATTCATGAGAACGATGGATAGATTTTCGGATACTGGGGGGATCCAGGGAAACAAGGTTCATGCAGGAAAATTGGCTGAGCTAGGTGATcatgaagggccgaatggcctcccccCATTCGCTGCATTGTTAGGACTCACTCCGGAACGCATACATCCTCCCCAGCTCGTCCTCGTCGAACTCGTCGAAGGAGACATTGCTGCAGATGTTGAAGATGTTCCTgtcagtggtggtgttcccactcCAATGGCCTGTTGAACAGAAGAAATCGGTGCCCATCGTCAGTCCCCCAAGACACACAAACCCCCAGACCCTCAGCTGGAGAACCGTCAACCCCCACCCTCAAGGGGGGACTCGGGCAGAGTGTGCGCACTGACTGGGGCTGAGGGTGCAGCACCAAGGGTGTGTGAACGATGGCTTCAGTCAGGACAGGGCGACGTGGGGACAGGGGTCAGGGGCTGGAGTCAGTAGGCAAGGACAGAAGTGCACAGGCTGGGAGCCCGTGGCCGGCGATTGGGATTGCTGAGcaaagaacaatctgctggaagaactcagtgggtcggaggcagagggatggtggatACTTCAGGTTGGGACTGGAAATGTTTAAGGATGGTGGAGTCACTAGTTGGGGATCCGGAGTGTGTGGCGGATCAGCCGGAGATGGGGAACGTACAGAGAGCTGGAGTCACTGGCTGGTCAGGAACGTTTTGGTGTACCGGGGCTTGTTGGCCTGAGATCGGGAGTGGGGGCTGTGAGGAGATCTATACTTTCTGTCCATTTCCAAGAGTCAGGATCCTGAAGAACAAGAACAGTTCCCTCACCTCGTCCctcacatttaaagaaataatcccTGGCATCCTTTGGGTATCCTGCAGGAACTTCTCCACTGCTGGGATTGAAGCGAGTGAAGTTTATTCCTTTGAAGCAGTAATATCTGTCGACCCATTGCATCAATGCAGAACAGCCCCTGAGTCCTTGCCAGCTCCT
The sequence above is drawn from the Pristis pectinata isolate sPriPec2 chromosome 11, sPriPec2.1.pri, whole genome shotgun sequence genome and encodes:
- the LOC127576089 gene encoding hemopexin-like isoform X1 — encoded protein: MKFLLGELCLCLVVTLSLSLPRPRTKISSGADSPEPTIPGSPDRCDGLGFDAAVLDEVGTPLYFRDAFVWKGFHGTAKLINSTWPQLPSHLDAAFRMHHSNDPAHHDRTFFFKGNQVWQYHGSTLEGTFLIRDKFPGIPDNLDGAIGCFQGDCVKDSVLFSKGDTMYVLDLSVKTVKERSWQGLRGCSALMQWVDRYYCFKGINFTRFNPSSGEVPAGYPKDARDYFFKCEGRGHWSGNTTTDRNIFNICSNVSFDEFDEDELGRMYAFRSNWYFRLDAKQRGWHPWPLSSAWPSLHGKINGVFSWNNNMYFIQGSQLYIYKAEARYTLIEGYPKPVRDELGISSSDVDATFICPGTSELYIIMGNHMQMVNLQHSPRVLGNGIRIGHSKVDGAMCNGQGIFVFVGTQYYRYNSTSELSSWKNTPAPRSIKQDFLHCPHQVPASHHH
- the LOC127576089 gene encoding hemopexin-like isoform X2, which translates into the protein MKFLLGELCLCLVVTLSLSLPRPRTKISSGADSPEPTIPGSPDRCDGLGFDAAVLDEVGTPLYFRDAFVWKGFHGTAKLINSTWPQLPSHLDAAFRMHHSNDPAHHDRTFFFKGNQVWQYHGSTLEGTFLIRDKFPGIPDNLDGAIGCFQGDCVKDSVLFSKGDTMYVLDLSVKTVKERSWQGLRGCSALMQWVDRYYCFKGINFTRFNPSSGEVPAGYPKDARDYFFKCHWSGNTTTDRNIFNICSNVSFDEFDEDELGRMYAFRSNWYFRLDAKQRGWHPWPLSSAWPSLHGKINGVFSWNNNMYFIQGSQLYIYKAEARYTLIEGYPKPVRDELGISSSDVDATFICPGTSELYIIMGNHMQMVNLQHSPRVLGNGIRIGHSKVDGAMCNGQGIFVFVGTQYYRYNSTSELSSWKNTPAPRSIKQDFLHCPHQVPASHHH